Proteins from a single region of Argopecten irradians isolate NY chromosome 7, Ai_NY, whole genome shotgun sequence:
- the LOC138327349 gene encoding zinc finger protein 311-like isoform X1 — MVIFSRVTGAISSDFVAKFPQHFNFIEMLESVCEETGTRIVNQGNSSFEIVGDWSQMTFVHSMLENTLAIYGAVAMVSSAYSPAKDLKIAHNKRMMTPDPNLTDPSIRDGHGVMRDQADLGDRSYSSGNPADRYYDSRISPYTSANNGDRFFDSRSSPYTPGTAANRNYDNRGWYLYAGNMTDPRAASYMPTNNGDKFYDSRGGHYTHGYSGDRHYDPRIGPYSQGNMMDRHFDNRERSFTPSNIMDRPYTSNVPPHSSNINDKNPLNVGDSFGLPPVTTSSTPTGGATQYVEGPINRLDTATNISGGNLAPQGEITQSSHCLPEKESLTNTFSQISEVQESEKNTGSSDQVTENEGRKAEVKVENEQEETIMKKIQETPTDTMVSETITETISETAPDAKQSQNDRSEPEDREKEDDNEGEDADYHLDSDTEHSEAEKNDSEESEESVASVKVKKRKYKKRRVERPLKRYTKKKKGKKAQPKEPPVDGKRKRGRPRKTTGPDTNIKCPDCDFVAKDRKSLYAHNRRAHLNVATNCNICGKTYPSLFDMKRHRILIHNPPKYSCDICGKRYKVNTSLKLHVKSHEPNYVKPVYPCSSCDKSFANPSLLRTHVKRKHEPESEFDREVREVKHFCYICHKTFSSKAALQEHTKIIHMRIYDHQCDQCGKVFGYEKSLATHKLIHSSAKNFVCKICGKAFKQKSCMTIHQAIHSEKKFLCGHCGRGFTQRQSLRRHEIIHRGEKPYSCKLCGQAFNSISTIRRHVILVHKLQKDSSVWREDIIVDTELLASITT; from the exons ATGGTCATTTTCTCCAGAGTGACTGGAGCTATATCCAGTGACTTTGTCGCCAAATTTCCTCAGCATTTTAACTTCATAGAAATGCTGGAATCTGTTTGTGAAGAGACAGGCACTCGGATTGTGAACCAGG gGAACAGCAGCTTTGAGATAGTTGGGGACTGGTCTCAAATGACTTTCGTCCACAGTATGCTCGAAAACACTTTGGCCATATACGGGGCAGTTGCCATGGTATCCAGTGCTTACTCGCCAGCGAAGGACCTGAAGATAGCACATAACAAACGTATGATGACTCCAGACCCGAACCTTACGGATCCTAGTATACGTGATGGCCATGGTGTAATGAGggaccaagcagatctaggggATCGGTCTTACTCCTCAGGGAACCCAGCTGACCGTTACTATGACTCCAGGATTAGTCCATACACGTCCGCCAATAATGGTGATCGCTTCTTTGATAGTAGGAGCAGTCCCTACACACCAGGAACGGCAGCCAATAGGAACTACGATAACCGTGGATGGTATTTATATGCTGGTAACATGACTGATCCTAGGGCAGCGTCATACATGCCGACAAACAATGGAGACAAATTTTATGATTCAAGGGGTGGacattacacacatggataTAGTGGTGATCGGCATTATGATCCAAGGATAGGACCATACTCTCAAGGGAACATGATGGACAGACACTTTGATAATCGGGAACGATCATTCACTCCGTCCAACATAATGGACAGACCATACACCTCTAATGTGCCACCGCATTCTTCCAATATAAATGACAAAAACCCATTGAATGTTGGAGACAGCTTTGGGCTACCTCCTGTTACTACTAGTTCTACACCAACAGGGGGCGCCACACAATATGTAGAAGGACCAATTAATAGATTAGATACGGCGACCAACATTTCAGGGGGAAATCTCGCCCCgcaaggggaaataactcagTCTAGCCATTGTTTACCAGAAAAAGAATCCCTAACAAATACATTTAGCCAAATAAGTGAAGTTCAGGAGAGTGAAAAAAACACAGGATCTTCTGATCAAGTTACTGAAAATGAAGGTCGAAAGGCAGAGGTGAAAGTTGAAAACGAACAGGAGGAAAccataatgaaaaaaatccagGAAACCCCAACTGATACTATGGTGTCAGAGACTATTACAGAAACAATCAGTGAAACTGCTCCTGATGCCAAGCAAAGCCAGAATGACAGAAGTGAACCAGAGGATAGAGAAAAGGAAGATGATAACGAAGGGGAGGATGCAGATTATCATTTAGATTCAGACACGGAACATTCAGAGGCAGAAAAAAATGATTCGGAGGAGTCAGAAGAAAGTGTTGCTTCTGTCAAGGTGAAGAAAAGGAAGTACAAGAAAAGGAGGGTGGAACGACCACTAAAGCGGTACActaaaaagaaaaaaggaaagaaagCTCAGCCAAAAGAGCCTCCTGTTGACGGAAAAAGAAAGCGAGGTCGACCGCGAAAGACTACTGGTCCTGATACAAATATTAAGTGTCCTGACTGTGATTTCGTAGCTAAGGATCGGAAAAGTCTTTATGCTCACAATCGCAGAGCTCATCTAAATGTAGCAACAAATTGTAACATTTGTGGCAAAACATATCCAAGCCTCTTTGATATGAAGCGACATCGGATATTGATCCATAATCCACCAAAATACTCCTGTGACATTTGTGGCAAGCGATATAAAGTCAACACAAGTTTGAAACTACATGTGAAGTCCCATGAACCTAACTACGTAAAACCTGTGTATCCATGCTCTTCTTGTGATAAGTCCTTCGCCAATCCAAGTCTTCTCCGTACTCACGTTAAACGTAAACACGAACCTGAGTCCGAGTTTGACCGAGAGGTGCGAGAAGTGAAACACTTTTGTTATATTTGTCATAAAACCTTTTCTTCTAAAGCAGCATTACAAGAACACACTAAGATCATCCACATGAGGATCTATGATCATCAGTGTGATCAGTGCGGTAAAGTATTTGGGTACGAGAAATCTCTAGCCACACACAAACTCATCCACTCCTCAGCCAAGAACTTTGTATGTAAAATCTGTGGTAAGGCCTTCAAGCAGAAGTCATGTATGACCATTCATCAGGCAATTCACTCAGAGAAGAAATTTCTTTGTGGACATTGTGGTCGAGGTTTTACACAGAGGCAATCGCTTCGGCGCCATGAAATCATCCATCGTGGAGAGAAGCCATACTCATGTAAACTTTGTGGCCAGGCTTTCAATTCTATTTCAACAATACGTCGCCATGTCATCCTTGTACATAAGCTCCAAAAAGACTCGAGTGTGTGGCGTGAAGATATCATCGTGGACACAGAGCTCCTCGCCAGTATTACAACGTGA
- the LOC138327351 gene encoding LOW QUALITY PROTEIN: zinc finger protein ZFP2-like (The sequence of the model RefSeq protein was modified relative to this genomic sequence to represent the inferred CDS: inserted 2 bases in 1 codon), with product MKEIFCRIRADIAKDFTRSFPDHYDFVGMLRRVSDDVGVRVIKKPGLYQLEGHWLPIGQVHEMLNRTLDAYKASVTLHNGSSNQSDFNDNLCAKVATKASLYIKTAHGELGQDEEDCDEESHEYSSLKTTISDICTSLSKDDESVNVDRQNDEINKERLLYGDEDYKCSSLTDENNSGNENNINSLKERKTLPPRKKSAKKTHKRKASYQKELSESLEKRTITFEKSYVLVNKDSCGIEDTSKKNSQVYQCVNCNFTHESNKAVREHFSRIHRAKPTKCDICHKLFPSERYAKRHSRLVHRDTQYCCDICGKTYKTLRTLEDHLKSHDNGYIKPDFPCDICKKTFSSQYILKCHISSVHNRENRTYLCPVCGKNFTTKHSLNMHQNIHSGNRPFTCNICGKCFMYDSALRDHKHIHSGEKKFECEVCNKAFQQRSGLQMHAKIHTEKKAYHCKECGRGFVQKQSLQRHERSHKGEKPFFCKICGRFFGDSGIIRRHLIMVHKINKDTKSWREDIIEKGPEDIAEESVEKVNFGSDDVKDSVQKKTESNLPQKLKIIERVDKDTHQSSNSQEDDVVVPEDTCTLEPIPVSKTILALSTSTLSSSPNILASEPTYLPDTQTFITSDYCRSLPLPTQFPPLGTSTGVDVSPYSLHSHQHSTYLNQLPSSHLDPSRYPYPCSQQSVGIAADARYTLSQTESLGLPRVDSVLNKCLHDMEPPENLSISSLYAYYTXASQYLSSSQYHGYGGTEGGSESVSPEQV from the exons atgaaagaaatattttgtagaaTTCGAGCCGACATCGCGAAAGACTTTACCAGGAGCTTTCCTGATCATTACGATTTCGTCGGCATGTTGCGTCGCGTTAGTGATGATGTTGGTGTCCGTGTGATAAAGAAGCCAGGCCTCTATCAATTGGAGGGTCATTGGTTACCAATAGGACAAGTACATGAAATGCTGAACAGAACATTGGACGCATACAAAGCCTCTGTCACTCTACATAATGGAAGTTCTAACCAAAGCGATTTCAATGACAACTTATGTGCGAAAGTTGCCACCAAGGCGtcattatatatcaaaacgGCTCATGGAGAGTTGGGTCAGGATGAAGAAGACTGTGACGAGGAAAGTCACGAATATAGCTCCTTGAAAACCACAATATCTGACATTTGCACATCATTAAGCAAAGACGACGAGTCTGTCAATGTTGACCGTCAGAACGATGAAATTAACAAAGAAAGACTCTTATATGGAGATGAGGACTATAAGTGTTCATCATTAACAGACGAAAATAATTCGggtaatgaaaacaatataaatagtTTAAAGGAGAGAAAGACATTGCCACCAAGAAAAAAATCAGCCAAGAAAACCCACAAACGCAAAGCTTCATATCAGAAAGAATTATCAGAAAGTCTGGAAAAAAGGACAATTACATTTGAAAAGAGCTATGTACTTGTTAATAAGGACTCTTGTGGCATTGAAGATACTTCAAAAAAGAATTCCCAAGTTTATCAGTgtgtaaattgtaattttacaCATGAAAGTAACAAAGCTGTTAGGGAACACTTTTCACGTATACACCGAGCAAAACCAACAAAATGTGACATATGTCATAAACTATTTCCAAGTGAAAGATATGCAAAGCGCCATAGTCGTCTGGTCCATCGGGACACACAGTACTGTTGTGATATTTGTGGGAAGACGTACAAGACTTTACGAACCTTGGAGGACCACTTAAAATCTCACGATAACGGATATATCAAACCAGATTTTCCCTGTGACATATGTAAAAAGACATTTTCCTCTCAATATATCCTCAAGTGTCACATTAGTTCAGTCCATAACAGAGAAAATCGTACATATCTATGTCCTGTTTGTGGTAAAAACTTCACAACTAAACACTCACTGAATATGCACCAGAATATCCATTCTGGAAATCGTCCATTCACTTGTAACATATGTGGGAAATGTTTCATGTACGACTCTGCTCTCAGAGATCACAAACACATACATTCAGGCGAGAAGAAATTTGAATGTGAAGTTTGTAACAAAGCATTCCAACAAAGATCTGGATTACAAATGCATGCCAAAATTCATACAGAGAAAAAGGCTTACCATTGCAAAGAGTGCGGACGAGGCTTTGTACAAAAACAGTCCCTTCAGAGACACGAGCGATCCCACAAGGGAGAAAAACCATTCTTCTGTAAAATATGTGGACGCTTCTTTGGGGATTCAGGAATCATTCGCCGACACTTGATAATGGTTCACAAAATCAATAAAGATACAAAGTCTTGGAGAGAAGATATCATTGAGAAGGGTCCGGAGGACATAGCAGAAGAAAGTGTAGAAAAGGTTAATTTTGGTAGTGATGACGTAAAGGATTCTGTTCAGAAAAAAACAGAGTCCAACTTACCGCAAAAACTTAAGATCATTGAACGTGTAGATAAGGATACTCATCAGTCAAGTAATTCTCAGgaagatgatgttgttgttccAGAGGACACATGCACTCTAGAACCGATACCTGTGTCTAAAACAATCCTGGCACTCTCGACATCCACATTGTCCTCTTCCCCAAACATACTGGCTTCCGAGCCGACATATCTACCTGATACCCAGACATTTATCACCAGTGACTACTGCCGATCATTGCCCCTTCCTACACAGTTCCCTCCCCTGGGTACTAGTACAGGAGTTGATGTATCCCCCTATAGTTTACACTCTCACCAACACTCTACCTATCTGAATCAACTCCCCTCTAGTCACCTAGATCCCAGTAGGTACCCCTACCCCTGCTCTCAACAGTCCGTTGGCATCGCTGCAGATGCACGTTACACACTGTCCCAAACAGAATCACTTGGACTGCCTCGGGTGGACAGTGTACTGAATAAATGCCTTCATGACATGGAGCCTCCTGAAAACTTGTCCATATCTTCTCTGTACGCCTACTATAC AGCCTCCCAATACCTCAGCTCATCTCAATACCATGGGTATGGTGGGACAGAGGGTGGGTCAGAATCAGTCAGCCCTGAACAGGTGTAA
- the LOC138327349 gene encoding zinc finger protein 311-like isoform X2, protein MTFVHSMLENTLAIYGAVAMVSSAYSPAKDLKIAHNKRMMTPDPNLTDPSIRDGHGVMRDQADLGDRSYSSGNPADRYYDSRISPYTSANNGDRFFDSRSSPYTPGTAANRNYDNRGWYLYAGNMTDPRAASYMPTNNGDKFYDSRGGHYTHGYSGDRHYDPRIGPYSQGNMMDRHFDNRERSFTPSNIMDRPYTSNVPPHSSNINDKNPLNVGDSFGLPPVTTSSTPTGGATQYVEGPINRLDTATNISGGNLAPQGEITQSSHCLPEKESLTNTFSQISEVQESEKNTGSSDQVTENEGRKAEVKVENEQEETIMKKIQETPTDTMVSETITETISETAPDAKQSQNDRSEPEDREKEDDNEGEDADYHLDSDTEHSEAEKNDSEESEESVASVKVKKRKYKKRRVERPLKRYTKKKKGKKAQPKEPPVDGKRKRGRPRKTTGPDTNIKCPDCDFVAKDRKSLYAHNRRAHLNVATNCNICGKTYPSLFDMKRHRILIHNPPKYSCDICGKRYKVNTSLKLHVKSHEPNYVKPVYPCSSCDKSFANPSLLRTHVKRKHEPESEFDREVREVKHFCYICHKTFSSKAALQEHTKIIHMRIYDHQCDQCGKVFGYEKSLATHKLIHSSAKNFVCKICGKAFKQKSCMTIHQAIHSEKKFLCGHCGRGFTQRQSLRRHEIIHRGEKPYSCKLCGQAFNSISTIRRHVILVHKLQKDSSVWREDIIVDTELLASITT, encoded by the coding sequence ATGACTTTCGTCCACAGTATGCTCGAAAACACTTTGGCCATATACGGGGCAGTTGCCATGGTATCCAGTGCTTACTCGCCAGCGAAGGACCTGAAGATAGCACATAACAAACGTATGATGACTCCAGACCCGAACCTTACGGATCCTAGTATACGTGATGGCCATGGTGTAATGAGggaccaagcagatctaggggATCGGTCTTACTCCTCAGGGAACCCAGCTGACCGTTACTATGACTCCAGGATTAGTCCATACACGTCCGCCAATAATGGTGATCGCTTCTTTGATAGTAGGAGCAGTCCCTACACACCAGGAACGGCAGCCAATAGGAACTACGATAACCGTGGATGGTATTTATATGCTGGTAACATGACTGATCCTAGGGCAGCGTCATACATGCCGACAAACAATGGAGACAAATTTTATGATTCAAGGGGTGGacattacacacatggataTAGTGGTGATCGGCATTATGATCCAAGGATAGGACCATACTCTCAAGGGAACATGATGGACAGACACTTTGATAATCGGGAACGATCATTCACTCCGTCCAACATAATGGACAGACCATACACCTCTAATGTGCCACCGCATTCTTCCAATATAAATGACAAAAACCCATTGAATGTTGGAGACAGCTTTGGGCTACCTCCTGTTACTACTAGTTCTACACCAACAGGGGGCGCCACACAATATGTAGAAGGACCAATTAATAGATTAGATACGGCGACCAACATTTCAGGGGGAAATCTCGCCCCgcaaggggaaataactcagTCTAGCCATTGTTTACCAGAAAAAGAATCCCTAACAAATACATTTAGCCAAATAAGTGAAGTTCAGGAGAGTGAAAAAAACACAGGATCTTCTGATCAAGTTACTGAAAATGAAGGTCGAAAGGCAGAGGTGAAAGTTGAAAACGAACAGGAGGAAAccataatgaaaaaaatccagGAAACCCCAACTGATACTATGGTGTCAGAGACTATTACAGAAACAATCAGTGAAACTGCTCCTGATGCCAAGCAAAGCCAGAATGACAGAAGTGAACCAGAGGATAGAGAAAAGGAAGATGATAACGAAGGGGAGGATGCAGATTATCATTTAGATTCAGACACGGAACATTCAGAGGCAGAAAAAAATGATTCGGAGGAGTCAGAAGAAAGTGTTGCTTCTGTCAAGGTGAAGAAAAGGAAGTACAAGAAAAGGAGGGTGGAACGACCACTAAAGCGGTACActaaaaagaaaaaaggaaagaaagCTCAGCCAAAAGAGCCTCCTGTTGACGGAAAAAGAAAGCGAGGTCGACCGCGAAAGACTACTGGTCCTGATACAAATATTAAGTGTCCTGACTGTGATTTCGTAGCTAAGGATCGGAAAAGTCTTTATGCTCACAATCGCAGAGCTCATCTAAATGTAGCAACAAATTGTAACATTTGTGGCAAAACATATCCAAGCCTCTTTGATATGAAGCGACATCGGATATTGATCCATAATCCACCAAAATACTCCTGTGACATTTGTGGCAAGCGATATAAAGTCAACACAAGTTTGAAACTACATGTGAAGTCCCATGAACCTAACTACGTAAAACCTGTGTATCCATGCTCTTCTTGTGATAAGTCCTTCGCCAATCCAAGTCTTCTCCGTACTCACGTTAAACGTAAACACGAACCTGAGTCCGAGTTTGACCGAGAGGTGCGAGAAGTGAAACACTTTTGTTATATTTGTCATAAAACCTTTTCTTCTAAAGCAGCATTACAAGAACACACTAAGATCATCCACATGAGGATCTATGATCATCAGTGTGATCAGTGCGGTAAAGTATTTGGGTACGAGAAATCTCTAGCCACACACAAACTCATCCACTCCTCAGCCAAGAACTTTGTATGTAAAATCTGTGGTAAGGCCTTCAAGCAGAAGTCATGTATGACCATTCATCAGGCAATTCACTCAGAGAAGAAATTTCTTTGTGGACATTGTGGTCGAGGTTTTACACAGAGGCAATCGCTTCGGCGCCATGAAATCATCCATCGTGGAGAGAAGCCATACTCATGTAAACTTTGTGGCCAGGCTTTCAATTCTATTTCAACAATACGTCGCCATGTCATCCTTGTACATAAGCTCCAAAAAGACTCGAGTGTGTGGCGTGAAGATATCATCGTGGACACAGAGCTCCTCGCCAGTATTACAACGTGA